One window of the Bradyrhizobium sp. NP1 genome contains the following:
- a CDS encoding caspase family protein, with product MRHRSILFSLILMLFTAASAHADKRIAFVVGNGAYKNVAQLPNPAIDAKAMAATLRNVGFEVVEGTNLTRDKMTEKLLDFGKKTQGADIAVFYYAGHGIAIGGTNYLLPVDADIKSEMDVKLGAAINIDLTLDQTMSDAKVKLVFLDACRDNPFAAKIKSNSATRSVNVQQGLAEMKSGEGTLIAFATGPGQTALDGQEGTNSPFTRALIAHITEPGIEIQQAMTQVRAQVNEETSKGQLPWGHTNLIGSVYLNPSARPDAPAVAASAPAATASSAPGSDVEVEFWRSVKDSNKPEELNAYLTTYPNGQFKPLALARIAALENGPSTTTRNISAGVDPATFTDEANQVTEDQISLDKGQRRDVQRRLTGLGFDTKVTGKFDDQTRSVIKRWQAARGYPASGYLNKLQHKALLAEIVAATTTASDDDGGSDRSARRARHSGGGGGGGGGGGGGHRGGDPGAAFIGGVVGGMMGGMFRH from the coding sequence ATGCGCCATCGCTCCATCCTTTTTTCCCTGATCCTCATGCTGTTCACCGCGGCCTCCGCCCATGCCGACAAGCGCATCGCCTTCGTGGTCGGCAACGGCGCCTACAAGAACGTCGCGCAGCTGCCCAACCCGGCGATCGACGCCAAGGCGATGGCGGCCACCTTGCGCAATGTCGGCTTCGAGGTGGTCGAAGGCACCAACCTCACCCGCGACAAGATGACCGAGAAGCTGCTCGACTTCGGCAAGAAGACGCAAGGCGCCGACATCGCGGTGTTCTATTATGCCGGCCACGGCATCGCGATCGGCGGTACCAACTATCTCCTGCCAGTTGACGCCGACATCAAATCCGAAATGGACGTCAAGCTCGGCGCGGCGATCAACATCGACCTGACGCTCGACCAGACCATGAGCGACGCCAAGGTCAAGCTGGTGTTCCTCGACGCCTGCCGCGACAATCCGTTCGCCGCCAAGATCAAGTCCAACTCGGCCACCCGCAGCGTCAACGTGCAGCAGGGGCTCGCCGAAATGAAGTCCGGCGAAGGCACGCTGATCGCCTTCGCCACCGGCCCCGGCCAGACCGCGCTCGACGGCCAGGAGGGCACCAACTCGCCGTTCACCCGCGCGCTGATCGCCCACATCACCGAGCCCGGCATCGAAATCCAGCAGGCGATGACCCAGGTCCGTGCCCAGGTCAACGAGGAGACCAGCAAGGGCCAGCTCCCCTGGGGCCACACCAACCTGATCGGCTCGGTCTACCTGAACCCCTCGGCCAGGCCCGACGCGCCGGCCGTCGCCGCCTCAGCGCCCGCCGCGACGGCGTCAAGCGCGCCCGGCAGCGACGTCGAGGTCGAGTTCTGGCGTTCGGTGAAGGATTCCAACAAGCCGGAAGAGCTCAACGCCTATCTCACGACCTATCCGAACGGCCAGTTCAAGCCGCTGGCGCTGGCCCGCATCGCCGCGCTCGAGAACGGCCCGTCGACGACGACGCGCAACATCTCCGCCGGGGTCGATCCCGCGACCTTCACCGACGAGGCCAATCAGGTTACCGAGGACCAGATCAGCCTCGACAAGGGCCAGCGCCGCGACGTGCAGCGCCGTCTCACCGGGCTCGGCTTCGACACCAAGGTCACCGGCAAGTTCGACGACCAGACGCGTTCGGTGATCAAGCGCTGGCAGGCCGCACGCGGCTATCCGGCCAGCGGTTATCTCAACAAGCTGCAGCACAAGGCGCTGCTCGCCGAGATCGTGGCCGCCACCACAACCGCAAGCGATGACGATGGCGGTTCCGATCGCAGTGCGCGCCGCGCCCGCCACAGCGGCGGTGGCGGTGGTGGTGGTGGCGGCGGCGGTGGCGGCCACCGCGGCGGCGATCCCGGCGCGGCCTTCATCGGCGGCGTGGTCGGCGGCATGATGGGCGGCATGTTCCGCCACTGA